One segment of Streptomyces sp. NBC_00576 DNA contains the following:
- a CDS encoding thiamine ABC transporter substrate-binding protein, with protein MSITRQVTAVAVGLGLVTLAACGSSDDGTSSGSSKTVTLVSHDSWAVSKGVLAAFEKQSGYTVKVLKDGDAGQAVNKAILTKDNPQGDVFFGVDNTLLSRALDNGLFQSYEAKGADAILPAYRTDEDKHRVTPIDTGDICVNYDKAWFSEHKLTPPESFDDLIKPAYKDLLVTENASTSSPGLGFLLGSAAKYGDDGWAGYWTKLKANGVKVVDGWEQAYNEEFSGSAGGKKAKADRPLVVSYASSPPAEVIFADPKPATAPTGVATGTCFRQVEYAGLLSNAGNSEGGKALLDFLVGKTFQEDMPLNMFVYPVREGAKVPAEFTEFGPQAKDPETMDPAKIAEHRDQWVKSWTSLVLK; from the coding sequence GTGAGCATCACCAGGCAGGTCACCGCCGTGGCCGTCGGGCTCGGGCTTGTCACGCTGGCCGCGTGCGGGTCGTCCGACGACGGGACTTCCAGTGGGTCGTCCAAGACCGTCACCCTCGTCAGCCATGACTCCTGGGCCGTCTCGAAGGGCGTCCTCGCCGCCTTCGAGAAGCAGTCCGGGTACACCGTCAAGGTCCTCAAGGACGGCGACGCCGGGCAGGCTGTCAACAAGGCGATCCTGACCAAGGACAACCCGCAGGGCGATGTCTTCTTCGGCGTCGACAACACCCTGCTCTCCCGCGCGCTCGACAACGGGCTGTTCCAGTCGTACGAGGCGAAGGGCGCCGACGCGATCCTGCCCGCGTACCGGACCGACGAGGACAAGCACCGGGTCACGCCGATCGACACCGGCGACATCTGCGTCAACTACGACAAGGCCTGGTTCAGCGAGCACAAGCTGACCCCGCCCGAGTCGTTCGACGATCTGATCAAGCCCGCGTACAAGGATCTCCTCGTCACGGAGAACGCCTCCACCTCCTCGCCCGGACTCGGGTTCCTGCTCGGCAGCGCCGCCAAGTACGGCGACGACGGCTGGGCCGGCTACTGGACGAAGCTCAAGGCCAACGGTGTGAAGGTCGTCGACGGCTGGGAACAGGCGTACAACGAGGAGTTCTCCGGGTCGGCCGGCGGCAAGAAGGCCAAGGCCGACCGGCCGCTCGTCGTCTCGTACGCCTCCTCGCCGCCCGCCGAGGTGATCTTCGCCGACCCGAAGCCGGCCACCGCCCCGACCGGGGTCGCGACCGGCACCTGCTTCCGGCAGGTCGAGTACGCCGGGCTGCTCAGCAACGCCGGGAACAGCGAGGGCGGCAAGGCGCTGCTCGACTTCCTCGTCGGCAAGACTTTCCAGGAGGACATGCCCCTCAACATGTTCGTGTACCCCGTGCGGGAGGGCGCCAAGGTGCCCGCGGAGTTCACCGAGTTCGGGCCGCAGGCCAAGGACCCCGAGACCATGGACCCCGCGAAGATCGCCGAACACCGTGACCAGTGGGTCAAGTCGTGGACATCGCTCGTACTGAAGTAA
- a CDS encoding ABC transporter permease: MDIARTEVTKARGAPEAAAGAARRKGAALRGALLALPVVFFALFFAYPVAAIVARGLHVDGVWRLEQVGEVLGDSGIRHVLWFTFWQALASTALTLLIALPGAYVFARFDFRGKQILRAVVTVPFVLPTVVVGTAFLALVGRGGLLDELWGVRLDTTVWAILLAHVFFNYAVVVRTVGGLWAQLDPRQEEAARVLGASRFAAWRQVTLPALAPAVGAAALMVFLFTFTSFGVVQILGGPTFATLEVEIYRQTSEIFDLGTAAVLTIVQFVAVGAILAVHAGTVRRRESALRLVAPETTARRPRGRGQWALLGGVLVSIAVLLVLPLAVLVQRSFGTPGGAGLGYYKALTRDDSGIFLVAPIAAIGNSLQYAVVATGIAVAVGSLAAVALTRRDAGWLVRGFDALLMLPLGVSAVTVGFGFLIALDEPPLDLRSSWILVPLAQALVGVPFVVRTMLPVLRAVDGRLREAAAVLGASPWRVWREVDLPIVRRALLVAAGFAFAVSLGEFGATVFIARPDNPTLPVAVARLLGRPGDLNYGQAMALSTILMVVCAVALLVLERLRTDRTGEF, encoded by the coding sequence GTGGACATCGCTCGTACTGAAGTAACGAAAGCAAGGGGAGCACCGGAAGCGGCCGCAGGGGCTGCGCGCCGGAAGGGCGCCGCTCTGCGGGGCGCCCTGCTCGCGCTGCCCGTCGTTTTCTTCGCTCTCTTCTTCGCCTACCCCGTCGCCGCGATCGTCGCGCGTGGCCTGCACGTCGACGGGGTGTGGCGGCTGGAACAGGTGGGGGAGGTGCTGGGGGACTCCGGCATCCGGCATGTCCTCTGGTTCACCTTCTGGCAGGCGCTCGCCTCCACCGCGCTCACGCTGCTGATCGCGCTCCCCGGCGCGTACGTCTTTGCACGCTTCGATTTCAGGGGCAAGCAGATTCTGCGGGCCGTGGTGACCGTGCCGTTCGTGCTGCCGACCGTCGTCGTCGGTACGGCGTTCCTGGCTCTGGTCGGGCGTGGCGGGCTGCTCGACGAGCTGTGGGGCGTACGGCTGGACACGACCGTGTGGGCGATCCTGCTCGCGCACGTCTTCTTCAACTACGCCGTCGTCGTACGGACGGTCGGTGGGCTCTGGGCGCAGCTCGATCCGCGGCAGGAGGAGGCCGCGCGGGTGCTCGGCGCCTCGCGGTTCGCGGCGTGGCGGCAGGTCACGCTGCCCGCCCTCGCACCCGCCGTCGGCGCCGCCGCGCTCATGGTCTTCCTCTTCACCTTCACCTCCTTCGGTGTGGTGCAGATCCTCGGCGGGCCGACCTTCGCCACCCTCGAAGTGGAGATCTACCGGCAGACCTCGGAGATCTTCGACCTGGGGACTGCGGCTGTCCTGACGATCGTCCAGTTCGTGGCGGTGGGCGCGATCCTCGCGGTGCACGCCGGGACGGTACGGCGGCGGGAGAGCGCGCTGCGGCTCGTGGCGCCGGAGACGACCGCACGCCGGCCGCGCGGCCGGGGCCAGTGGGCGCTGCTCGGCGGGGTGCTGGTGAGCATCGCCGTCCTCCTGGTGCTGCCGCTCGCCGTGCTCGTGCAACGCTCGTTCGGTACGCCCGGCGGCGCGGGCCTCGGCTACTACAAGGCGCTCACCCGCGACGACTCCGGCATCTTCCTGGTGGCGCCGATCGCCGCCATCGGGAACTCGCTCCAGTACGCCGTCGTCGCCACCGGCATCGCCGTCGCCGTGGGGTCACTGGCCGCCGTGGCGCTCACCCGGCGCGATGCCGGGTGGCTCGTACGGGGGTTCGACGCGCTGTTGATGCTGCCGCTCGGGGTGTCGGCGGTGACCGTCGGGTTCGGGTTCCTCATTGCGCTCGACGAGCCGCCGCTGGATCTGCGCAGCAGCTGGATCCTCGTACCGCTGGCGCAGGCGCTGGTCGGGGTGCCGTTCGTCGTGCGGACCATGCTGCCGGTGCTGCGGGCCGTGGACGGGCGGTTGCGGGAGGCGGCGGCCGTGCTGGGGGCTTCGCCCTGGCGGGTCTGGCGCGAGGTCGATCTGCCGATCGTGCGGCGGGCGCTGCTCGTCGCGGCCGGGTTCGCGTTCGCCGTGTCGCTGGGCGAGTTCGGGGCGACCGTGTTCATCGCCCGGCCCGACAACCCGACGCTGCCGGTCGCTGTGGCCCGCTTGCTGGGCCGTCCCGGCGACCTCAACTACGGCCAGGCAATGGCCCTTTCGACGATCTTGATGGTGGTGTGCGCGGTGGCCCTGCTCGTGCTGGAGCGGCTGCGGACCGACCGGACGGGGGAGTTCTGA
- the rlmN gene encoding 23S rRNA (adenine(2503)-C(2))-methyltransferase RlmN — MPKPGELTFVAPRGAQKPPRHLADLTPAERKEAVAAIGEKPFRAKQLSQHYFARFAHDPAEWTDIPAASRAKLQEALLPELMTVVRHLSTDQDTTRKTLWRMFDGTLVESVLMRYPERVTMCISSQAGCGMNCPFCATGQAGLDRNLSTAEIVHQIVDGMRALRDGEIPGGPARLSNIVFMGMGEPLANYKRVVGAIRALTDPEPDGMGLSQRGITVSTVGLVPAIHRFSDEGFKCRLAISLHAPDDELRDTLVPVNTRWKVREVLDAGWEYTAKSGRRLSIEYALIRDINDQAWRGDRLGRLLRGKPVHVNLIPLNPTPGSKWTASRPEDEKAFVEAIAAHGVPVTVRDTRGQEIDGACGQLAATER, encoded by the coding sequence ATGCCTAAGCCCGGAGAACTCACATTCGTCGCCCCGCGCGGAGCCCAGAAGCCGCCGCGGCATCTTGCCGATCTCACGCCCGCCGAGCGTAAAGAGGCCGTTGCCGCGATCGGTGAGAAGCCGTTTCGTGCCAAGCAGCTCTCGCAGCACTACTTCGCGCGGTTCGCGCACGACCCGGCCGAGTGGACGGACATCCCGGCCGCCTCGCGCGCCAAGCTCCAGGAGGCGCTGCTTCCGGAGCTGATGACGGTCGTCCGTCATCTGTCGACCGACCAGGACACCACCCGCAAGACACTGTGGCGGATGTTCGACGGGACGCTCGTCGAGTCGGTGCTCATGCGGTACCCGGAACGGGTGACCATGTGCATCAGCTCGCAGGCGGGGTGCGGGATGAACTGCCCGTTCTGCGCGACGGGGCAGGCCGGGCTGGACCGGAACCTGTCCACCGCCGAGATCGTGCACCAGATCGTCGACGGGATGCGTGCGCTGCGGGACGGGGAGATCCCGGGCGGGCCCGCGCGGCTGTCCAACATTGTTTTCATGGGCATGGGCGAGCCGCTTGCCAACTACAAGCGCGTCGTCGGTGCCATCCGTGCGCTGACCGACCCCGAGCCGGACGGCATGGGGCTGTCGCAGCGCGGGATCACCGTCTCGACCGTCGGGCTGGTGCCGGCCATCCACCGGTTCTCCGACGAGGGCTTCAAGTGCCGGCTCGCCATCTCCCTGCACGCTCCCGACGACGAGCTGCGCGACACCCTCGTACCCGTCAACACGCGGTGGAAGGTGCGCGAGGTGCTCGATGCCGGGTGGGAGTACACGGCCAAGTCGGGGCGTCGGCTGTCCATCGAGTACGCGCTGATCCGGGACATCAATGACCAGGCCTGGCGCGGTGACCGGCTCGGGCGGCTGCTCAGGGGCAAGCCTGTGCACGTCAACCTGATTCCGCTGAACCCGACTCCGGGGTCCAAGTGGACCGCCTCGCGGCCCGAGGACGAGAAGGCGTTCGTCGAGGCCATTGCCGCGCACGGGGTGCCTGTCACGGTTCGGGACACCCGGGGGCAGGAGATCGACGGGGCGTGCGGTCAGCTGGCAGCCACCGAGCGGTAG
- a CDS encoding phosphatidate cytidylyltransferase, translating into MNDSSWGASPHAGYWGPSEGGPVQGAAPAGPAYDAHHAQQTRPMPIVPDVPAHGGDQDDDRGAARPGGPLFRDEMPQAQPYGTVPQKPDSMPTPDDAQQPAPAPQKKSAGRDLGAAIGVGVGLGAVIIASLFVVKAAFVGVIAVAVVVGLWELTSRLQERKGIKAPLVPLALGGAAMVVSGYVRGPEGAWVAMALTALAVLVWRMTEPPEGYLRDVTAGVFAAFYVPFLATFVAMMLTADDGAQRVMTFLLLTVVSDTGAYAIGWRFGKHKLAPRISPGKTREGLFGAVAFAMVAGALLMEYAIDDGTWWQGLLLGLAVAVSATLGDLGESMIKRDLGIKDMGTLLPGHGGIMDRLDSLLPTAPVVWLLFVAFVG; encoded by the coding sequence ATGAACGACTCTTCCTGGGGGGCGTCGCCCCACGCCGGGTACTGGGGGCCGTCCGAGGGAGGGCCTGTCCAGGGGGCTGCCCCGGCGGGTCCCGCGTACGATGCGCACCACGCGCAGCAGACTCGCCCCATGCCCATCGTGCCCGACGTACCCGCACATGGCGGAGACCAGGATGACGACAGGGGGGCCGCTCGGCCGGGCGGCCCCTTGTTCCGCGACGAGATGCCGCAGGCACAGCCCTATGGGACGGTGCCGCAGAAGCCGGATTCCATGCCCACGCCCGACGACGCCCAGCAGCCCGCCCCCGCCCCGCAGAAGAAGAGCGCGGGCCGGGACCTCGGTGCGGCCATAGGGGTCGGCGTCGGACTCGGCGCGGTGATCATCGCGTCGCTGTTCGTCGTCAAGGCCGCTTTCGTCGGCGTGATAGCGGTCGCCGTCGTGGTCGGCCTGTGGGAACTGACGTCCCGGCTCCAGGAGCGCAAGGGCATCAAGGCGCCGCTGGTGCCGCTCGCGCTCGGCGGGGCCGCGATGGTCGTCTCCGGATACGTCCGGGGTCCCGAGGGCGCGTGGGTCGCGATGGCGCTCACCGCGCTCGCGGTCCTGGTCTGGCGCATGACAGAACCCCCGGAGGGCTACCTCAGGGACGTCACGGCAGGCGTCTTCGCCGCTTTCTACGTCCCGTTCCTGGCCACCTTCGTCGCGATGATGCTCACCGCCGACGACGGTGCGCAGCGCGTCATGACGTTCCTGCTCCTGACCGTCGTCAGCGACACCGGCGCGTACGCGATCGGCTGGCGCTTCGGCAAGCACAAGCTCGCCCCGCGTATCAGCCCCGGCAAGACCCGCGAGGGCCTGTTCGGCGCGGTCGCGTTCGCGATGGTGGCGGGCGCGCTGCTGATGGAGTACGCGATCGACGACGGCACCTGGTGGCAGGGACTGCTGCTGGGCCTCGCGGTCGCGGTCAGCGCCACGCTCGGCGACCTCGGCGAGTCCATGATCAAGCGGGACCTGGGCATCAAGGACATGGGCACCTTGCTGCCGGGCCATGGCGGAATCATGGACAGGCTCGATTCATTGCTTCCCACGGCTCCTGTGGTGTGGTTGCTGTTCGTTGCCTTCGTGGGCTGA
- the frr gene encoding ribosome recycling factor — MIEETLLEAEEKMEKAVVVAKEDFAAIRTGRAHPAMFNKIVADYYGALTPINQLASFSVPEPRMAVVTPFDKTAMRNIEQAIRDSDLGVNPSNDGNIIRVVFPELTQERRKDYIKVARTKAEDSKISIRAIRRKAKDTIDKFVKDGEVGEDEGRRAEKELDDTTAKYVAQVDELLKHKEAELLEV, encoded by the coding sequence GTGATCGAAGAGACCCTCCTCGAGGCCGAGGAGAAGATGGAGAAGGCCGTCGTGGTCGCCAAGGAGGACTTCGCCGCGATCCGCACCGGTCGTGCGCACCCGGCGATGTTCAACAAGATCGTGGCCGACTACTACGGCGCGCTGACGCCGATCAACCAGCTGGCCTCGTTCTCCGTGCCCGAACCGCGCATGGCGGTGGTGACGCCGTTCGACAAGACCGCGATGCGCAACATCGAGCAGGCGATCCGCGACTCAGACCTCGGCGTCAACCCGAGCAACGACGGAAACATCATCCGCGTGGTGTTCCCCGAGCTCACCCAGGAGCGCCGCAAGGACTACATCAAGGTCGCGCGGACCAAGGCCGAGGACTCCAAGATCTCGATCAGGGCCATCCGCCGCAAGGCCAAGGACACCATCGACAAGTTCGTCAAGGACGGCGAGGTCGGCGAGGACGAGGGTCGTCGCGCGGAGAAGGAGCTCGACGACACCACCGCGAAGTACGTCGCGCAGGTGGACGAGCTTCTCAAGCACAAGGAAGCGGAGCTTCTCGAAGTCTGA
- the pyrH gene encoding UMP kinase: MTTKAQKSDDGKVRGRFMLKLSGEAFSGGGGLGVDPDVVHKIAREIAAVVRDGSEIAVVIGGGNFFRGAELQQRGMDRARSDYMGMLGTVMNCLALQDFLEKEGIDSRVQTAITMGQVAEPYIPLRAVRHLEKGRVVIFGAGMGMPYFSTDTTAAQRALEIDAEALLMGKNGVDGVYDSDPKANPEAVKFDSLGYGEVITRDLKVADMTAITLCRDNKLPILVFELLTEGNIARAVKGEKIGTLVGEHNSQD, translated from the coding sequence ATGACCACCAAGGCCCAGAAGAGCGACGACGGCAAAGTGCGCGGCCGGTTCATGCTGAAGTTGTCCGGAGAGGCCTTCTCCGGTGGCGGGGGCCTGGGCGTCGACCCCGACGTGGTGCACAAGATTGCCCGCGAGATCGCGGCCGTCGTGCGCGACGGCTCCGAGATCGCCGTAGTCATCGGCGGCGGCAACTTCTTTCGCGGCGCGGAACTCCAGCAGCGCGGTATGGACCGGGCCCGCTCGGACTACATGGGCATGCTCGGCACCGTCATGAACTGCCTCGCGCTCCAGGACTTCCTGGAGAAGGAGGGCATCGACAGCCGGGTCCAGACCGCCATCACCATGGGCCAGGTCGCCGAGCCCTACATCCCGCTGCGTGCCGTACGACACCTGGAGAAGGGCCGTGTGGTCATCTTCGGTGCCGGTATGGGCATGCCGTACTTCTCCACCGACACGACCGCCGCACAGCGCGCCCTGGAGATCGACGCAGAGGCTCTGCTGATGGGCAAGAACGGCGTGGACGGGGTCTACGACTCCGACCCGAAGGCCAACCCCGAGGCCGTCAAGTTCGACTCGCTCGGCTACGGCGAGGTCATCACCCGGGACCTCAAGGTCGCCGACATGACCGCGATCACGCTGTGCCGTGACAACAAGCTCCCGATCCTGGTCTTCGAGCTTCTGACCGAGGGCAATATCGCGCGGGCCGTCAAGGGTGAGAAGATCGGCACTCTCGTCGGTGAACACAACAGCCAGGACTGA
- a CDS encoding maleylpyruvate isomerase N-terminal domain-containing protein has product MTTLAHDRYCDEIAHQVGQLRAVVTSGADLSATVPTCPDWSLEQLVRHTGGALRWVDTLVRTRADEDVDDDQVPLGDGPEAQGDAAALDAWLAETGELVVGALREAGPDAKVWTWGWERSSGFWARRMTHEITVHRADATLAAGQPYEVAADIAADAIDEWLQIVEFGQRTDPDDAARELRGPGRSIHLHATDTTPGLNAEWLVELTEDGVAWRRGHEKATVALRGPLTDVMLAFYRRLPLDSPRLEILGDRELLEFWLARATFG; this is encoded by the coding sequence ATGACGACGCTCGCACATGACCGATATTGCGATGAAATCGCCCATCAGGTCGGGCAGTTGAGGGCGGTGGTGACCTCCGGCGCGGATCTGTCCGCGACGGTGCCGACCTGCCCGGACTGGTCCCTGGAACAGCTCGTACGGCACACGGGCGGTGCCCTGCGTTGGGTGGACACGCTGGTGCGCACCCGGGCCGATGAGGACGTCGACGACGATCAAGTGCCCCTGGGTGACGGTCCCGAGGCCCAGGGCGATGCCGCCGCGCTGGACGCCTGGCTGGCCGAGACCGGCGAGCTGGTCGTCGGCGCGCTGCGCGAGGCAGGGCCCGACGCGAAGGTATGGACGTGGGGCTGGGAGCGTAGCTCCGGGTTCTGGGCGCGCCGGATGACCCACGAGATCACCGTCCACCGCGCGGACGCGACGCTCGCCGCCGGGCAGCCGTACGAGGTCGCGGCGGACATCGCCGCCGATGCGATCGACGAGTGGCTGCAGATCGTCGAGTTCGGGCAGCGGACCGACCCGGACGACGCGGCGAGGGAACTGCGCGGGCCGGGCCGCAGCATCCATCTCCACGCCACGGACACCACACCCGGGTTGAACGCCGAGTGGCTTGTCGAGCTCACCGAGGACGGTGTCGCCTGGCGTCGAGGCCATGAGAAGGCGACGGTCGCCCTGCGCGGCCCGCTCACCGACGTCATGCTCGCGTTCTACCGCCGACTGCCGCTGGACAGCCCCCGGTTGGAGATCCTCGGGGATCGGGAGCTGCTGGAGTTCTGGCTGGCGCGGGCCACGTTCGGGTAG
- a CDS encoding ABC transporter ATP-binding protein, giving the protein MLSLDGATVRFGARAVLDGVGLDVAEHEIVCVLGPSGSGKSTLLRAVAGLQPLDAGRVLLDGRDLAGVPAHKREVGLMFQDHQLFPQRDVGGNVAFGLRMHHVPRAQQDVRVRELLDLVGLPGAAGRAVAALSGGEQQRVALARALAPRPRLLMLDEPLGQLDRSLRERLVVELRVLFGRLGTTVLAVTHDQGEAFALADRVIVMRDGRIAQSGTPLDVWQRPADEFVARFLGFDNVVEATVSGQVADTPWGKIPVPEGTEQGARTLLVRPAGVRLVPAAEGLRCIVAARTFRGTHVAVQLQPEDAPRLEAACALREAPEPGDEVGMAFESAEIVVLG; this is encoded by the coding sequence ATGCTCAGTCTCGACGGAGCGACCGTACGGTTCGGGGCGCGGGCCGTGCTCGACGGTGTCGGCCTCGATGTCGCCGAGCACGAGATCGTGTGCGTGCTCGGACCCAGCGGCAGCGGCAAATCGACGCTGCTGCGGGCGGTCGCCGGACTCCAACCCCTCGACGCGGGACGGGTGCTGCTCGACGGCCGGGACCTCGCCGGGGTGCCCGCGCACAAGCGCGAGGTCGGCCTGATGTTCCAGGACCACCAGTTGTTCCCGCAGCGGGACGTCGGCGGCAACGTCGCCTTCGGGCTGCGCATGCACCACGTACCCCGGGCTCAACAGGACGTACGTGTACGGGAGTTGCTGGACCTGGTCGGGCTGCCGGGGGCCGCAGGACGGGCCGTCGCCGCGCTCTCCGGCGGGGAACAGCAACGCGTCGCCCTTGCCCGCGCCCTCGCGCCGCGCCCTCGGCTGCTGATGCTCGACGAACCGCTCGGCCAGCTGGACCGCTCGCTGCGCGAGCGGCTCGTCGTCGAACTCCGGGTTCTCTTCGGCCGGTTGGGCACCACCGTACTCGCCGTCACCCACGACCAGGGCGAGGCCTTCGCCCTGGCCGACCGCGTGATCGTGATGCGCGACGGCCGAATCGCCCAGTCCGGTACGCCACTTGACGTCTGGCAGCGGCCCGCCGACGAGTTCGTGGCTCGCTTCCTTGGCTTCGACAACGTCGTCGAGGCGACGGTGAGCGGGCAGGTCGCGGACACCCCCTGGGGCAAGATTCCGGTCCCCGAGGGAACCGAACAAGGGGCGCGCACGCTGCTCGTGCGGCCCGCCGGTGTGCGTCTGGTGCCCGCCGCCGAGGGCCTGCGCTGCATCGTGGCCGCGCGCACCTTCCGGGGTACGCATGTCGCCGTACAGCTCCAGCCCGAGGACGCGCCCCGGCTGGAGGCCGCGTGCGCGCTGCGCGAGGCGCCGGAACCGGGGGACGAGGTCGGGATGGCCTTCGAATCGGCCGAAATTGTCGTGCTCGGGTGA
- a CDS encoding LOG family protein, translating into MQTSPAHAAHHDDREIETLDEFDAVVSARGTLAGFRVQAVDLTDRTKELLGSATAGAVFLGCPMRPDAAAKVRADGALVFPPLPDLPVNPYRGHLYSPDELFAGLDKGYERTPDALAYAWFQRTKADGDIFASMLRSVHDDAVSDALDELLRATQVVGVMGGHAMARGTQAYAGAARLGRELTRAGLTVATGGGPGAMEAANLGAYAAPFDDTMLDEACELLAGAPSFTPSITDWARAAFDVRARWPKGGGSVGIPTWFYGHEPPNAFASHIAKYFANATREDGLLARSTAGIVFLPGAAGTVQEIFDNATPNYYESRGEPTPMVLVDRVHWTERLPTWPLLQSLARGRAMEDRIALVDRIEDAPEALKRLAG; encoded by the coding sequence GTGCAGACGAGCCCCGCCCATGCGGCCCACCACGACGACCGTGAGATCGAAACGCTCGACGAGTTCGACGCGGTCGTCTCGGCTCGCGGCACTCTCGCCGGATTCCGCGTCCAGGCCGTCGATCTGACGGACCGTACGAAGGAGCTGCTGGGCAGCGCCACCGCGGGCGCCGTCTTCCTCGGCTGCCCGATGCGTCCGGACGCGGCGGCGAAGGTCCGCGCGGACGGCGCTCTCGTCTTCCCGCCCCTCCCGGACCTGCCTGTCAACCCGTACCGCGGCCATCTCTACTCGCCGGACGAGTTGTTCGCCGGGCTCGACAAGGGTTACGAGCGGACACCAGACGCCCTCGCGTACGCCTGGTTCCAGCGTACGAAGGCCGACGGCGACATCTTCGCCTCGATGCTGCGTTCCGTCCACGACGACGCCGTCTCCGACGCCCTCGACGAACTCCTGCGCGCGACACAGGTCGTGGGGGTGATGGGAGGTCACGCGATGGCACGCGGGACGCAGGCGTACGCCGGTGCCGCGCGCCTGGGGCGCGAGCTGACGCGCGCCGGGCTCACGGTCGCCACGGGCGGCGGCCCGGGCGCGATGGAGGCGGCGAACCTCGGCGCGTACGCGGCCCCCTTCGACGACACCATGCTCGACGAGGCGTGCGAACTCCTCGCCGGGGCACCGTCGTTCACGCCCTCGATCACCGACTGGGCGCGCGCCGCCTTCGATGTTCGCGCGCGCTGGCCCAAGGGGGGCGGCTCGGTGGGCATCCCGACCTGGTTCTACGGGCACGAACCGCCGAACGCCTTCGCCTCGCACATCGCCAAGTACTTCGCCAACGCCACCCGTGAGGACGGGCTGCTGGCCCGCTCGACCGCGGGGATAGTCTTCCTGCCGGGTGCCGCCGGGACCGTACAGGAGATATTCGACAACGCGACCCCGAACTACTACGAGTCGCGCGGCGAGCCCACGCCCATGGTGCTGGTGGACCGCGTCCACTGGACCGAGCGGCTGCCCACCTGGCCGCTGCTCCAATCGCTGGCGCGGGGGCGGGCGATGGAGGACCGAATCGCCCTGGTCGACCGGATCGAGGACGCTCCGGAGGCTCTGAAACGCCTCGCTGGTTAA
- a CDS encoding LAETG motif-containing sortase-dependent surface protein, with protein MSISVHTARSVRILGVASASAALALGVAGNAFACNISEFSAIAKCDGEKGVISVTDKDPSGTPATVTVYLGDKVIGSQDVVGSREGVTVDFSEDWAPNATYRVHVKAGKLVDEDVKPDVTTPGEACKTEPTPTPTPPASETPTPSEPAATPTPSASEPEESATPTPSASASESTPGAPADSVPTPAGGSSNLAETGASSNTGVIAGIAAALVAVGGGAVFFGLRRRGASSNS; from the coding sequence GTGTCCATATCTGTCCATACCGCACGTTCCGTGCGAATTCTGGGTGTTGCCTCCGCCTCGGCCGCGCTCGCGCTGGGCGTCGCGGGCAACGCGTTCGCCTGCAACATCAGTGAGTTCTCCGCCATCGCCAAGTGCGACGGCGAAAAGGGCGTCATCAGCGTCACCGACAAGGACCCGTCGGGCACCCCCGCCACGGTCACCGTGTACCTGGGTGACAAGGTCATCGGCTCCCAGGACGTCGTGGGCAGCCGCGAGGGCGTCACCGTCGACTTCTCGGAGGACTGGGCGCCGAACGCGACGTACCGCGTTCACGTCAAGGCCGGCAAGCTGGTCGACGAGGACGTCAAGCCGGATGTGACCACTCCGGGCGAGGCTTGCAAGACGGAGCCGACCCCCACCCCGACCCCGCCGGCTTCCGAGACCCCGACGCCCTCGGAGCCCGCTGCTACGCCGACCCCGTCGGCGTCGGAGCCCGAGGAGTCCGCCACCCCGACTCCGTCGGCCTCCGCCTCCGAGAGCACCCCGGGTGCCCCCGCGGACAGCGTTCCGACCCCCGCGGGCGGCAGCTCCAACCTCGCCGAGACCGGCGCCAGCTCGAACACCGGCGTGATCGCCGGTATCGCGGCTGCCCTGGTCGCCGTCGGCGGCGGCGCCGTCTTCTTCGGCCTGCGCCGTCGTGGAGCGTCCAGCAACAGCTGA
- a CDS encoding VOC family protein — MSEYQQMIFVNLAVSDVAASKKFFTELGYTINPQFTTDDCACVVISDTIIAMLLSKSRYADFTKKEIADSTKTSEVLICLSAESRAKVDELVDGALAAGGTEPREAQDYGQMYGRAFDDLDGHTWEVMWMDPAAVQS; from the coding sequence ATGAGCGAGTACCAGCAGATGATCTTCGTGAACCTGGCCGTCAGCGATGTCGCCGCCTCGAAGAAGTTCTTCACCGAGCTCGGGTACACGATCAACCCCCAGTTCACGACCGACGACTGCGCCTGTGTCGTGATCAGCGACACCATCATCGCGATGCTGCTGAGCAAGTCGCGCTACGCCGATTTCACGAAGAAGGAGATCGCGGACTCGACGAAGACCAGCGAGGTCCTCATCTGTCTGAGCGCCGAGAGCCGCGCGAAGGTCGACGAGCTGGTCGACGGGGCACTCGCGGCGGGCGGCACCGAGCCGCGCGAGGCGCAGGACTACGGCCAGATGTACGGCCGCGCGTTCGACGACCTCGACGGCCACACCTGGGAGGTCATGTGGATGGACCCGGCGGCCGTCCAGAGCTAG